The window CACCTCGCAAAGCACCTCGCGTGTTCACTGCGAGCGGCCGTCCCGCTCGAGGGCGAACACCGGACCGTCGGCACAGACGAGGAGGCCTTCGCTGTCACCATCGCAAGGGAGGGCGCACCCATGACAATAGCCCAGACCACATGCCATGTGAGCCTCGAGTGAGACCTGCACCGGCGCCGACCACCGTCGCCCGAGCTCAACCGCGAGGCGTGCGAGTCGCTGCGATCCGCAGACCATGATGCCGTCAGGGCCGTCGGCGCCGAAGTGGTCGATCACGGTCCTTCCGACGCTCGCGGTGTCACTGGACGCCGCCTCGTCGGTCACTGTGAACGCCGTCACCCCCAGCTCGACGGCGTCGTCGATGCCGATGAGCCCGGCAGAGGACCGAGCGCTGAGCACGGCAGTGGCCTGGCCGCCGCGCGCGGCGATGTCTTCTGCGACAGTCATGAACGCGCACACGCCGATGCCTCGACCGAGAAGGAGCACGTTCTTCTGAGCACTCGAGAGCTGAAAGGGCCGCCCGAGAGGGCCGACGAGCTCGAGGCTGGTCGCCGCAGACAATGCAAGCGATTCGGTG is drawn from Microbacterium protaetiae and contains these coding sequences:
- a CDS encoding dihydroorotate oxidase electron transfer subunit; this encodes MSVIEVPAREVVRPLPAGPQPDPVADIARVVRHEPLGAGNHRLVLHSARIAATALPGQFVMVTIPGFVLPRPMAIHRRRPHDGTIELIYKVAGAGTESLALSAATSLELVGPLGRPFQLSSAQKNVLLLGRGIGVCAFMTVAEDIAARGGQATAVLSARSSAGLIGIDDAVELGVTAFTVTDEAASSDTASVGRTVIDHFGADGPDGIMVCGSQRLARLAVELGRRWSAPVQVSLEAHMACGLGYCHGCALPCDGDSEGLLVCADGPVFALERDGRSQ